In Hydrogenispora ethanolica, one genomic interval encodes:
- a CDS encoding biotin/lipoyl-containing protein: MQSFRVTVNGKIFEVTVEETGAAQAHVERVASEASAVSEVAPPPGPAQPAIGPAEPAETAIEAGDQTVTAPLAGTILSIKVQPGQAVRYGQVLLTLEALKMENEIVAPQAGTVKAIRVNEGSSVNVGDAMIILRS; this comes from the coding sequence ATGCAGAGTTTTCGAGTTACTGTCAATGGCAAGATATTTGAGGTGACGGTCGAAGAGACTGGCGCGGCCCAAGCCCATGTGGAGCGCGTCGCCAGCGAGGCTTCGGCAGTCTCCGAAGTGGCGCCCCCTCCCGGTCCGGCGCAGCCTGCCATTGGACCGGCGGAGCCGGCGGAAACTGCAATCGAGGCGGGCGATCAGACGGTGACCGCCCCTTTGGCGGGCACGATCCTTTCGATCAAGGTCCAGCCCGGGCAGGCGGTCCGCTACGGCCAGGTGTTGCTGACGCTGGAAGCTTTGAAGATGGAGAATGAGATCGTGGCTCCTCAAGCCGGAACTGTCAAAGCCATCCGGGTCAATGAGGGTTCCAGCGTCAACGTGGGAGACGCGATGATCATCCTCCGCTCGTAA
- a CDS encoding OadG family protein: MQENLVRGLLATLYGMAGVFLVLILFYGVARLLLWAALKRPPKEEP; the protein is encoded by the coding sequence ATGCAGGAAAATTTGGTGAGAGGCCTCCTGGCCACCCTCTACGGCATGGCCGGCGTTTTTCTGGTGCTCATCCTCTTTTATGGCGTGGCCCGGCTGTTGCTCTGGGCCGCGCTGAAGCGCCCGCCAAAAGAGGAACCCTAG
- a CDS encoding sodium ion-translocating decarboxylase subunit beta, giving the protein MSDLFIGLTHLSMGNLIMFLLAGLLIYLAIAKDYEPMLLLPIGFGAILANIPFSSAVGPDGFLTLLYKTCIESELFPVLIFIAVGAMIDFGPLLQNPFMLFFGAAAQFGIFATMLIAIVCGFSLKEAAAIGIIGAADGPTSIYVATKFAKNLLAPISVAAYSYMSLVPIIQPPVIKFLTSRQERLIRMESPRQGQVPQIVKILFPILVTLIAGIFAPISVALVGSLMFGNLIRECGVLDRLSKTAQHELANLVTILLGITIGSSMEALHFLNYKTLLIMAMGAVAFVFDTAGGVWFAQGLNLFLKQKVNPMIGAAGISAFPMSARVIQRLAQQEDPTNFVLMQAVSANVAGQLGSVVAGGLLLAIIPALLLR; this is encoded by the coding sequence ATGTCTGATCTTTTCATCGGCCTCACCCATCTTAGTATGGGGAATCTGATCATGTTTCTACTCGCCGGTCTCCTCATTTATCTGGCGATTGCCAAGGACTACGAGCCGATGCTGCTGTTGCCCATCGGTTTCGGGGCTATTCTGGCCAATATTCCGTTCTCTTCGGCGGTGGGGCCCGACGGATTTTTGACCCTTCTGTACAAGACCTGCATTGAATCGGAGCTCTTCCCGGTGCTGATTTTCATCGCGGTGGGCGCGATGATCGATTTCGGCCCGCTGCTGCAGAACCCGTTCATGCTCTTCTTCGGCGCCGCGGCCCAGTTCGGCATCTTCGCCACGATGCTCATCGCGATCGTCTGCGGCTTCAGCCTGAAAGAGGCCGCCGCCATCGGCATCATCGGCGCCGCCGACGGCCCGACCTCCATCTACGTGGCCACCAAGTTCGCCAAGAATCTGCTGGCGCCGATCTCGGTGGCGGCCTATTCCTACATGTCGCTGGTTCCCATCATCCAGCCGCCGGTGATCAAATTTCTGACCAGCCGCCAGGAGAGGCTGATCCGGATGGAATCGCCCCGGCAGGGACAAGTTCCGCAGATCGTCAAGATCCTTTTCCCGATCCTGGTCACGCTGATCGCCGGCATCTTCGCGCCGATCAGCGTCGCCCTGGTGGGCTCGTTGATGTTCGGCAACCTGATCCGGGAATGCGGCGTGCTGGACCGGCTCTCCAAGACCGCCCAGCATGAGCTGGCCAACCTGGTGACCATCCTCCTGGGGATCACCATCGGTTCGTCCATGGAGGCGCTGCATTTCCTGAACTACAAGACCTTGCTGATCATGGCCATGGGCGCGGTGGCCTTCGTTTTTGACACTGCCGGTGGAGTCTGGTTCGCCCAGGGCCTCAATCTTTTCTTGAAGCAAAAAGTCAATCCGATGATCGGCGCCGCCGGGATCTCGGCCTTTCCCATGTCCGCCCGGGTGATTCAGCGCCTGGCCCAGCAGGAAGACCCGACCAACTTCGTCTTGATGCAGGCGGTCAGCGCCAATGTCGCCGGACAGCTCGGCTCGGTGGTGGCCGGCGGCTTGCTGCTGGCGATCATCCCGGCGCTTTTGTTACGATAG
- a CDS encoding PhzF family phenazine biosynthesis protein produces MRKEFLVVNSFAEQAFGGNPAAVLPDASGLTDAQMQAIARQLNLVETVFVLPAAETGADLRFRYFTPVQELPVAGHPTVAAVLALIEQGRLPMAADRDYRIRTGAGIQRVTVARNERGPVVVMEQPRPEFLPPLDDRAAVAELFGLRLEDLLPDLPVQPVHTGLGHLIVPLRTLEALFRAERRILPLKSFCAGLGIREAQLFTPETLDPQKDLHTRNICPREGLEDPGCGVGNGALGAYLLRHYYRGETAIRLRAEQGNIVNMPCVIEIHAQRSQDGIRVSIGGNGRLMIRGEFYLDQPE; encoded by the coding sequence TTGCGGAAAGAATTTTTGGTCGTCAATAGTTTCGCGGAACAGGCCTTCGGCGGGAATCCCGCGGCGGTGCTGCCCGATGCTTCCGGTTTGACTGACGCGCAAATGCAGGCCATTGCCAGACAGCTGAATCTGGTGGAGACGGTTTTTGTCCTTCCGGCGGCCGAAACCGGCGCCGATCTGCGCTTCCGCTATTTCACCCCGGTTCAGGAACTCCCGGTGGCGGGTCATCCCACCGTGGCCGCAGTTCTGGCGCTGATCGAGCAGGGGCGGCTCCCGATGGCCGCAGACCGGGATTACCGGATCCGGACTGGGGCGGGGATTCAACGGGTGACCGTCGCCCGAAACGAGCGGGGTCCGGTGGTGGTCATGGAACAGCCGCGGCCGGAATTTTTGCCGCCCCTGGATGACCGGGCCGCCGTCGCTGAACTCTTCGGATTGCGGTTGGAAGATCTCCTGCCCGACCTGCCGGTCCAGCCGGTCCATACCGGGCTGGGCCATCTCATCGTCCCGCTGCGGACGCTCGAGGCATTGTTCCGGGCGGAACGGCGGATCCTCCCGCTAAAGAGTTTCTGCGCCGGACTGGGCATCCGCGAGGCGCAGCTGTTCACCCCGGAAACGCTCGACCCCCAAAAGGACCTGCATACCCGCAACATTTGTCCGCGCGAAGGCCTGGAGGATCCCGGCTGTGGCGTGGGCAACGGCGCCTTGGGCGCTTATCTGCTCAGGCACTATTACCGCGGCGAAACCGCGATCCGGCTCCGGGCGGAGCAGGGGAATATCGTCAATATGCCTTGCGTCATCGAGATTCATGCCCAAAGGAGCCAGGACGGCATTCGGGTGTCCATCGGCGGCAACGGCCGCTTGATGATCCGGGGGGAATTTTACCTGGATCAGCCGGAGTAG